The nucleotide sequence GACGCTACCCAGCCATACGTGCCGGCCGGGGGAGCGGTTGCGGTCGCTGCCGGCTCCTCGGGTGTTCGTCGGCCCCGGCGTGGGTAGCGGCACTCGGCGTTTCAGTGATCACGCCAAGGCCGCGGAATATGTCGATGAACTCCACGCGGCAGGGCAGTCGGCGCTGGTGCAGATCGGTGATCCGGTTCCCGAGGCGGTGCTGATTTTTGTGGGTGGGCGGCCCTCGCACGCGTTCACCACCCAGGAACACGCGCTACGTCAGGGCGAGCCGGACTTCGAGATCTGGGATATCGGTGCTGCGGCGATGCGGGCCGCGGCCGCTGCGGCCGGCGTGCGGGTGGGGGAGCTGCTCTGCGCTCGGGCCCACCTGGTCGGTACTCGGCTGCTGGAACTGCAATTGATCGACCCGTCGTTGGGCTGGCGGCGCTTGGACACCGCCACCCGAGACCGGGCCCAGCGTGAGTTCGCGCTGAGCGTCCAGTCAGCTCTGGGGGGCCTCGGCCTGGGTCCGTTCTCGCATCGACGCCCATAGCGCCGCGGTCGCTGCGGTACAGGCCGCGGCCCCCGCCACGTGGACGGCAACCAGAGCGGCGGGCACTCCCGTGTAGTACTGCACGGTGCCCACACCGGCTTGGGCGAAAACCAACACCACCAGGACGGTCAGCCGCCGCAGGATCGCGTGGGTGGCGCCGACGGCCAGGAGCCCGAACCCCAGCCCGACCAATAACGCGAGGTAGGAAACCAGCAGCGATGAGTGCAGGTGCACCAGGTCGGTGATCTCGATTTTCAGTCGCGGCACCGTCCGGCTGGGGCTCTTGTCGCCCGCATGCGGGCCGGCGGCCGTCACCAGCGTGCCCGTTACCAGGACCGCGGCCAGATTCACCGCGCTGAGCACGGTGAGGGCGCGCAGCGGACTGGCCACCAGTTCGTGCGTAACGCCTTCGTCGGGCTGGCCGACTTTGACATAGAGCAACACCGACAGCCAGACCATCGTCATCGATGCCAGCAGATGGATGGCTACCGTCCACCACAGCAACCCGGTGCGCACCGTGATGCCACCGATCACGGCCTGCACCACCGTGGAGGCCGGCATCAGCCACGCGTAGACCAGTACCTCGGTGCGCCGCCGTGCCCGGGTGACGGCCAACACGGCCAGCGCCGCGGTGATGACCACCGCGAAGGTGATCATCCGATTACCGAACTCGACGGCCTGATGGATTCGGGGCACCTCGGCGACCGCCACCGGGGTGAAGCTGCCGGGAAAGCACTGTGGCCAGGTCGGACAACCCAGGCCCGAGGCCGTGACGCGGACGATTGCGCCGGTGACGGCGATACCGCCCTGGGTCAGGATGACGGCCGCGGCGATGATCCGCTGAACGCGCAGGCTCGGGTCGGGGAGCAGGTCAACCAACCGCAGCAAGACTCGTCCGAGGGCCACCGCCCGATCGTAGCGACAACTACGTCGCGTAGTAGAACGGGTATCAGGTGAAGCGGAACCAGCGTCGCGCCGCCAGCGCCGCCAGCGTTCCCCACGCGGCCAGCACAACCAGGCCGAACCAGTCCACCGACAGGACCATCGCCCGCGACAGCGCCTCGGTGAGCGCGCCCGACGGAGTGAGCCGCGCCGCCCACTTGACCGCGGTGGGAATCACATCGGTTTCGACCGTCAGCGCGCCGAAGCCGGCGAACACGAACCACATCAGGTTGGCGACCGCCAGCACGATCTCGGCCCGTAACGTGCCGCCGAGCAGCAGGCCGAGAGCCGCGAAACCGGCGGTACCCAGGGCAATCACCGCGCCACCCAGCGCCAGCGCGGCCAGCGCCGGGCGCCAGCCCAGGGCGAAGCCGATGGCGCCCAGCACGATTGCCTGCAGGAACACCACGGCGACGACGGCCAGCGACTTGCCGGCGATGATCCCCCAGACCGGCAGCGGGGTTGCTCCGAGCCGTTTGAGTGCCCCGTATCGGCGGTCGAATGCCACCGCGATGGCCTGCCCGGTGAATGCGGTGGAGATCACGGCCAGCGCCATGATCACCGGCACGAAGGTGGCGGCTCGGTGCTGGCCGAAAGAGCCGAGGGGCAGCAGTGTCAGACCAATCAGCAGGGTGATCGGGATGAACATGGTCAGTAGCAGCTGCTCACCGTTGCGCAGCAGCAGCTTCAGCTCCAGACCGAACTGAGCGGCCAGCATCCGGGGCACGGCACTCGGCCGTGGGTCCGGGGTGAAGGTGCCTACGGGAAAGGTGCCTTCGGTGTTGGTCTGCGTCACGATCGCAACTTTCTACCGGTGAGATCGAGGAACACGTCCTCGAGGCTGCGTTGCTCGACCCGCATGTCGGTGGCCAGCACGTCGATGCGCGCGCACCACGCCGTGACCGCTGCCAGCACCTGCGGATCGACGCTGCCTTCGACCAGGTATTCGCCCGGAGTTACCTCGGTGACCCGGTAATCCTCCGGCAGCGCCGACACCAACAACGACAGGTCTAGCCGCGGTGGCGCGGTGAACCTCAATTGGTCTTTGGCGCCGCTGCGCATCAACTCGCTTGGGGTTCCGGCAGCCACCGTGACGCCATGATCGATGATGACCAGCCGGTCGGCGAGTTCCTCGGCCTCCTTGAGTTGGTGGGTGGTCAGCACCACCGTCACCCCGTCGCGGCGCAGGGCGTCGATCAATTCCCACACCAACAGCCGGGCATGAGCGTCCATACCGGCGGTCGGCTCGTCCAGAAACACCAGCTCGGGCCGCCCCACCAGGGCGCAGGCCAGGGCGAGGCGCTGCTGTTGTCCCCCGGACAGGCGCCGGTAGGTGGTCCGCGCCGCATCGGTCAGTCCGAGGGTGTCCAACAACCAGCGTGGATCTAGCGGGTCGGCGGCGTAGGAAGCGACCAGGTTGAGCATCTCGCCGGCGCGTGCCGCCGGATAGCCGCCCCCGCCCTGCAGCATCACACCGATACGGGGCCGCAGACGTGCGTTATCGGCGATCGGGTCCAGCCCCAGCACCTCGATGCTGCCGGCATCCGGGCGCACGAAGCCCTCACACATCTCGACGGTTGTGGTCTTCCCGGCTCCGTTAGGCCCCAGCAGGGCCATCACCTCTGCGGCGCGCACCTCCAAGTCGAGGTTGGAGACCGCCGTCACAGAGCCGTACTGTTTGCCGACCCCGCGCAGCCTCACCACGATTTCGGTGCCCCGGCCTGCCGCGGGGTATTTGGGGTCCGAGCTCACGTCGAGTCAGCGTAGGCGTCGGTTGCCGACGTCGGTCGCCGGGTCACCGGAGTCTCGGCGGCCGGGTCCGCGGTCTCCTGCTGATCCGATTCGCCCTGTTGGTTTGGTTCGGCCTGCTGAGTCGCTTCCGCCGGTTGGGTCGCCTCTGCTGGTGGGGTCGAGTCGACCGGCAGTGCCCTCCATGGCAACCGGTGGTAGGTGAGGGCCATCAGCACCAGCACGATGATGGCGCTGGCCAGGGTGGCATCAACGATCTGGAATAGCGCGAAGCGATCGCCGTTGGCGGTGGGGCCGAAGATGCCGACGATGAGGGTGATGATGATGGTCGCCACCCGGAATCCGGTGCGGGTGGCCCAGGCGGCCATCGGAATGATCGCCCAGAGTAGGTACCAGGGCTGCACCACCGGAAACAACAGCACCGTGAGGCCCAGCGCGACGCCAAGCCCTCCGATCGGGTGCAGG is from Mycobacterium marinum and encodes:
- a CDS encoding COX15/CtaA family protein translates to MVDLLPDPSLRVQRIIAAAVILTQGGIAVTGAIVRVTASGLGCPTWPQCFPGSFTPVAVAEVPRIHQAVEFGNRMITFAVVITAALAVLAVTRARRRTEVLVYAWLMPASTVVQAVIGGITVRTGLLWWTVAIHLLASMTMVWLSVLLYVKVGQPDEGVTHELVASPLRALTVLSAVNLAAVLVTGTLVTAAGPHAGDKSPSRTVPRLKIEITDLVHLHSSLLVSYLALLVGLGFGLLAVGATHAILRRLTVLVVLVFAQAGVGTVQYYTGVPAALVAVHVAGAAACTAATAALWASMRERTQAEAPQS
- a CDS encoding ABC transporter permease, yielding MTQTNTEGTFPVGTFTPDPRPSAVPRMLAAQFGLELKLLLRNGEQLLLTMFIPITLLIGLTLLPLGSFGQHRAATFVPVIMALAVISTAFTGQAIAVAFDRRYGALKRLGATPLPVWGIIAGKSLAVVAVVFLQAIVLGAIGFALGWRPALAALALGGAVIALGTAGFAALGLLLGGTLRAEIVLAVANLMWFVFAGFGALTVETDVIPTAVKWAARLTPSGALTEALSRAMVLSVDWFGLVVLAAWGTLAALAARRWFRFT
- a CDS encoding ABC transporter ATP-binding protein, encoding MSSDPKYPAAGRGTEIVVRLRGVGKQYGSVTAVSNLDLEVRAAEVMALLGPNGAGKTTTVEMCEGFVRPDAGSIEVLGLDPIADNARLRPRIGVMLQGGGGYPAARAGEMLNLVASYAADPLDPRWLLDTLGLTDAARTTYRRLSGGQQQRLALACALVGRPELVFLDEPTAGMDAHARLLVWELIDALRRDGVTVVLTTHQLKEAEELADRLVIIDHGVTVAAGTPSELMRSGAKDQLRFTAPPRLDLSLLVSALPEDYRVTEVTPGEYLVEGSVDPQVLAAVTAWCARIDVLATDMRVEQRSLEDVFLDLTGRKLRS